The Sabethes cyaneus chromosome 1, idSabCyanKW18_F2, whole genome shotgun sequence DNA segment atgtttgatttgcttatcaaggcggaatggagggaaagattttgtttttcacatatcttccatacgttgcgctttgggagaattacctaccttttattttctttttatgtgatggcatacatgtatagaaatatttcttgcatattatccgtatgcatatgccctatagattcgtgttgatgtttattcaatcggcggtgcaggattttgcgcaagacaaaaagagagggaagcattttttctgttatcacgcgtacgttcgcaaggagatttcctgcaagtgtgagcagtgttcaaaatctcttttgatgccggtaacggcaataaagcttgcttagagcatctaatcagcttttcatagtgcttcaagtaaatattaattcagcattgagaatgccattttaaagctgctatgctttgacaatgctgaattatatttggcagcatgtaacttgcaaatttagagcagctttcaagcttaattcagtgcttagcggttacctgggaCGTATTTCAACATTTAGataagcaaaaaaagaaaaaaatatgtagaaagtatttatttcattttttaggtttcgttattttcatgtccatttttatattcgtattattttaatttaaagaGAAACTTAGCAGGAAATCATTGATtgactcaaaattcatcaagggcgccattatacttttttcactcacccggattcgaacttacatcttGTCGATCGGAAGCCGTCGACGAACACATCTCAGACCAGTAGATATTCCagtttaaggggacatgaacgactaaaaattttgaaaaaatcataattttttatttccgattttgattctgcagtcttttccgcttattttgatactaaattttgAATGATCCGAAcacgggaagtgaccgaaaaacgatcatacacataagcattccattGCGGCGtagaacaacttcggcggaataaaacgcctctcctggaaaaccacgattttcaaactttatgtacctttttcacagagaaaaaagaaaaacctgttttaatccacctagtggtgaaaggaacctttgttatacggtcttacttgctatttgagatagaaatcggcacgtcttcggaacataattcatcttttGGTTAACGATgcatagtgcgttggtttacataaaattttttgaaaattgaataagttcacgaaatttgaataaaataagagcacttataaatttgatagattcttttttcaagaaattgctGAGCAAGTTGTTCCTaatatgagtaagtgcaagtaaaagtagaagtaagttttttttttttttttttttttttgagtggttttaacccaaagggtcattcaccatagaagtaagttgtaaaatgaaataatattctttaacatatacattgcgtagtaaaggtcttttaaatgccatattgttataaagttacaaatcatggTTTAACTAacatatattcttcaataaacttgttatgagcaaaacgttaGGAAAggtttgttaggaaaatagatcagcataagccgacatcacagaaacgaagcaagcagcatgtgaagtCCGCAATTGATCTCAACTGgaactttttctcgtttcttcatatggaacaATGGGTCTGTATGCAGCGGaattatcagcaaatgtaaaaggtttaaaatgtatccgtctattggtagtcaagtaattcgaggtcaaaattggggtattttttataatcaaagttctacagttcctaaacaagcaaacatagagctatgctatattcagcaaagttgtgtatttttactatttgtacaactttgtaatagaTGAaccagtcatacaacaattacaaaaagagctataATAGAAACActaattttacaaattcattcacaataaataaaatttttccatcttcgctgaaaagatagaagattactgtcttcagcaaaatttcttgtaataatatgctccaaaactttgcagaactcgtcaatgtgttatattgaaactgaagcaaaataatttttttatttcactttaatggattaatcaaaatttaaattgcaccagacgatagagctatcaatttcaagaaactcttccaatagTTCGATAAATCTAAAACTGGGAAAACTTGCCCAGtaaaaactctaatgcgcatgttttttggttttgggctattgtgcgcgcgagtaaccgtgttaaaaagttggcgcgagtgttcgagggttacccagataacacaaaatcgtaatagaaagttcacattaaatcgttttcatgtcaatttcatattggagttgtataatgattagagtatgtcaaatcgaagtgaacaataagttgttttgcagtcgtgcgtgtcttcatatacaattcatgactgtgaattataaagcaggatagacaattgcaatatttgattatatctatatcatatattcaggagtatttagttgagtgttataaaaactgcgcaaaatagaattacaaatagttgtcaaaattttcgcacgtatatcgcctccactttggtacatatatgctcttatatggcgtgaaatataactttttcgttcagatatgatttcgtatacctcagttgcaatcgagatatacaaaccaaatggtttactgggtaataTCTGTTGACCGGcgaaaccaattcttatgaaattttgcagatacattcgcagtgttaaaacctttcgtttgacactaaaataattgaaacttgataaattgccttagttaaaattattattgttaattattgttaattttgattaattaattgtccataactttcaaattaaacgtccaatcaaaaaacaaatcaatagtgatctattaggctatattgcctttcaaatgagactaatagcacaaaaatcggtttagccatctctgagaaacaggcgataattattatcttgtcaaaacaggttcctgacaatttttatattatagcaagagctttcatttggtactaagatcattgaaatcggttgtctagttccggagaaaatcgtgtcaggtagttttcacatttttactcaaaacttttaaacaaaaagtcggaccatgaaacaacacaatagtgatacactaggcaatagtacctttcaaacaaaagtaaaatcgaatgaatcggttcagccatctccgaaaaACTGgcgaaagaaaatgaagtgcacacacacatacatacatacacacacagacattgctcagttcgtcgaaccctatcgattggtatatgtgactcggccctccgggcctcggttcGCATTCGTGTTTTtccaccaatttctaaacctttgttatagtataatagtatagtttttcaggagcggcgttttattccgccgaggttgttccacgccgtactggaatacttatgtgtatgatcgtttttcggtcacttcccgtggtcggatcattacaaatttagtatcaaaataagcggaaaagaccgcagaatcaaaatatgaaatgaaaaaataataattttttcaaaatttttagtcgtttatgtccccttaaatttgtcaagcgtggaacaaaaacgggctaaaatacatttaagcgttGAAGAgcagtttcttaaatcatgttacgcgtctgctgtacaagattactttagaagcCTTTATTCCGAACAtattaaacatttaataaactgtTTGTACTAAAGCAATGTATTTCGCTTTATCACATCTATTCATTCTTAAACAATCGTGCACATAACAAATTTGGCAGCTTTATCTGAGTACGGTTGCTAATTGACTATTTAGTGTTGATGTAAGTTCACAGGAATGTCGTCGGTATGATGTGAAATAAAGTgatataatctatacctataaagaaggatttctgtctgtctgtctgtctgtctgtctgtctgtctgtctgtctgtctgtctgtctgtctgtctgtctgtctgtctgtctgtctgtctgtctgtctgtctgtctgtctgtctgtctgtctgtctgtctgtctgtctgtctgtctgtctgtctgtctgtctgtctgtctgtctgtctgtctgtctgtctgtctgtctgtctgtctgtctgtctgtctgtctgtctgtctgtctgtctgtctgtctgtctgtctgtctgtctgtctgtctgtctgtctgtctgtctgtctgtctgtctgtctgtctgtctgtctgtctgtctgtctgtctgtctgtctgtctgtctgtctgtctgtctgtctgtctgtctgtctgtctgtctgtctgtctgtctgtctgtctgtctgtctgtctgtctgtctgtctgtctgtctgtctgtctgtctgtctgtctgtctgtctgtctgtctgtctgtctgtctgtctgtctgtctgtctgtctgtctgtctgtctgtctgtctgtctgtctgtctgtctgtctgtctgtctgtctgtctgtctgtctgtctgtctgtctgtctgtctgtctgtctgtctgtctgtctgtctgtctgtctgtctgtctgtctgtctgtctgtctgtctgtctgtctgtctgtctgtctgtctgtctgtctgtctgtctgtctgtctgtctgtctgtctgtctgtctgtctgtctgtctgtctgtctgtctgtctgtctgtctgtctgtctgtctgtctgtctgtctgtctgtctgtctgtctgtctgtctgtctgtctgtctgtctgtctgtctgtctgtctgtctgtctgtctgtctgtctgtctgtctgtctgtctgtctgtctgtctgtctgtctgtctgtctgtctgtctgtctgtctgtctgtctgtctgtctgtctgtctgtctgtctgtctgtctgtctgtctgtctgtctgtctgtctgtctgtctgtctgtctgtctgtctgtctgtctgtctgtctgtctgtctgtctgtctgtctgtctgtctgtctgtctgtctgtctgtctgtctgtctgtctgtctgtctgtctgtctgtctgtctgtctgtctgtctgtctgtctgtctgtctgtctgtctgtctgtctgtctgtctgtctgtctgtctgtctgtctgtctgtctgtctgtctgtctgtctgtctgtctgtctgtctgtctgtctgtctgtctgtctgtctgtctgtctgtctgtctgtctgtctgtctgtctgtctgtctgtctgtctgtctgtctgtctgtctgtctgtctgtctgtctgtctgtctgtctgtctgtctgtctgtctgtctgtctgtctgtctgtctgtctgtctgtctgtctgtctgtctgtctgtctgtctgtctgtctgtctgtctgtctgtctgtctgtctgtctgtctgtctgtctgtctgtctgtctgtctgtctgtctgtctgtctgtctgtctgtctgtctgtctgtctgtctgtctgtctgtctgtctgtctgtctgtctgtctgtctgtctgtctgtctgtctgtctgtctgtctgtctgtctgtctgtctgtctgtctgtctgtctgtctgtctgtctgtctgtctgtctgtctgtctgtctgtctgtctgtctgtctgtctgtctgtctgtctgtctgtctgtctgtctgtctgtctgtctgtctgtctgtctgtctgtctgtctgtctgtctgtctgtctgtctgtctgtctgtctgtctgtctgtctgtctgtctgtctgtctgtctgtctgtctgtctgtctgtctgtctgtctgtctgtctgtctgtctgtctgtctgtctgtctgtctgtctgtctgtctgtctgtctgtctgtctgtctgtctgtctgtctgtctgtctgtctgtctgtctgtctgtctgtctgtctgtctgtctgtctgtctgtctgtctgtctgtctgtctgtctgtctgtctgtctgtctgtctgtctgtctgtctgtctgtctgtctgtctgtctgtctgtctgtctgtctgtctgtctgtctgtctgtctgtctgtctgtctgtctgtctgtctgtctgtctgtctgtctgtctgtctgtctgtctgtctgtctgtctgtctgtctgtctgtctgtctgtctgtctgtctgtctgtctgtctgtctgtctgtctgtctgtctgtctgtctgtctgtctgtctgtctgtctgtctgtctgtctgtctgtctgtctgtctgtctgtctgtctgtctgtctgtctgtctgtctgtctgtctgtctgtctgtctgtctgtctgtctgtctgtctgtctgtctgtctgtctgtctgtctgtctgtctgtctgtctgtctgtctgtctgtctgtctgtctgtctgtctgtctgtctgtctgtctgtctgtctgtctgtctgtctgtctgtctgtctgtctgtctgtctgtctgtctgtctgtctgtctgtctgtctgtctgtctgtctgtctgtctgtctgtctgtctgtctgtctgtctgtctgtctgtctgtctgtctgtctgtctgtctgtctgtctgtctgtctgtctgtctgtctgtctgtctgtctgtctgtctgtctgtctgtctgtctgtctgtctgtctgtctgtctgtctgtctgtctgtctgtctgtctgtctgtctgtctgtctgtctgtctgtctgtctgtctgtctgtctgtctgtctgtctgtctgtctgtctgtctgtctgtctgtctgtctgtctgtctgtctgtctgtctgtctgtctgtctgtctgtctgtctgtctgtctgtctgtctgtctgtctgtctgtctgtctgtctgtctgtctgtctgtctgtctgtctgtctgtctgtctgtctgtctgtctgtctgtctgtctgtctgtctgtctgtctgtctgtctgtctgtctgtctgtctgtctgtctgtctgtctgtctgtctgtctgtctgtctgtctgtctgtctgtctgtctgtctgtctgtctgtctgtctgtctgtctgtctgtctgtctgtctgtctgtctgtctgtctgtctgtctgtctgtctgtctgtctgtctgtctgtctgtctgtctgtctgtctgtctgtctgtctgtctgtctgtctgtctgtctgtctgtctgtctgtctgtctgtctgtctgtctgtctgtctgtctgtctgtctgtctgtctgtctgtctgtctgtctgtctgtctgtctgtctgtctgtctgtctgtctgtctgtctgtctgtccgtatgttccttatagaatcgaaaactactgaaccaatcggcatgaaaatatgcatgtagaggttttttggggccaggaaaggttttagtgatggttagaaacccctccccccactaagaggggggctcccatactaatgaaacacaaatttctgcataactcgacaactaatcaagcaaatagaacaaaacttggcatgtgggtgttttcggtgacaagaatttattctatggtaaattgagaccgctCCCCtgtttataaggggaattatgactcctctcctttttaaaaaggggggcttccatacaaatttcctcataactcgagaactgatcaagcaaatggaaccaaatttggcatgtgaaggttttcgagggcaagaatattttatatagtaaattaggacccctccccactttaagagggggggctcctgtaccatagaaacacaattttcctcataactcgagaagtagttaagcaaatggaaccaaatttagcatgtgggtgtttttggagacaaaaattttttctatgatgaattgggacccctccccgttttaggaggggggggatttctatacacatgaaatacaaatttcctcataactgaagaactaatcaagcaaatggaacaaaatttggcatgtgaaagttttcgagggcaaaaatattttctatggtgaataaggacccctccccactttaagaggggggctcctatacaaacgaaatgcaaatttcctcataactcgagaactaatcaagcaaatggaacaaaatttggcacgtgggtgtttttggagacaaacatttttcctatgatgaattgggacccctcccactttaggaaggggggctcctgtacaaatgaaatgcaaatttcctcataactcgagcatcaatcaagcaaatggaaccaaatttggcatgtgaaagttttctagggcatgaatattttctatggtgaattagaaccccgccccactttaagagggggggctcctatagaaacgaaattcaaatttcctcataactcgagtgtTAAAGCATATCGTAATTTAGGGACGACCAACTGCACGAATGCATAAAATCAGCTTTCCCGTCTCAATTAATTATTATCAGAACCGAATCGATTAATTACTCAGGTAGCTTTTCTCCTTGCATATCGATCGATAAAAGCCCACTGCACTCAGCAGTCGGCAGCTTAGTAACAAATATATTGCATAGCAGATCACACCGGTGTATCTTTTCGCTACTTCTTTCGGTCAAATATACTTACCTTCAAACTACTCATCGCGAATACTGTTCCCAATAATCCGAAAGACTTGATCTGCGGCTACATAAAAtctggtccttcgagccggatcaAGGGACTATTGAGAAAAGTATTCGCGATTTTCGCGTCGGGTGTGATATTCGCAAAGGTGATAAGTGGCCTGAGGGCCATAGTGAAGCCTAAAAGAACTGTGAGACATttgtgcaaaaataaaaaacctTTCGTAAACTCAAACGAACAAATTGTGATATAACGGTGATATAAAAAAGTACTCTCGTGaaccaaaattgcaaatatacTCTGCTTGTGATATCGGGCAATAAGTGATAATTCTACCGCATCAGTGATATAGTGCTATCGAAGTTGCCGCTCTTTTGTTCCATTCATCAGCGCTGGTCATTGCTGGATCCATCGGCGCTGGGTGGCTTGGCTTGGCTTGGTTACCGTCTCGTGGCGTGGCTTGGGTTCTGGTTCTACGGATAACGTCTGTAAGTACGCTTTGCTTATTGCATGCATCTCTGAAGTGGTACGGTGCTCATTAGTGTGTCGGCAATAGTTTATTCGCAATTCGGACATAATTAACTGGTTGAAACTAACGAAATTCAGGATTTCATTAAAATTGCTGGCAGACTAAGGCACGTGGTTGTATTCTGATCGATCCCTTTGTCCTGATAAGGATAATTCAAAATGGCGAGTAAAATCAAAAAGCTGACCAAGAAAGAACGATTTTGTATCGATTCTCTGCAGATAATGTCggatttgataaaaaattattcagaGGAGAAGGATAGAGATAATTTGGATTCATGGGTAGAGAGATTGGAATCGATTTTTGCTCAATATGAGGAACTTCGCGTTGAATTAGAATTGTTAGAAGATGAGGGAGAATTTTTAGAACATGGCGATGGTGATGGTCATGATAGAACAATAGCAGCTTCTGGAAAAACACGTGCTGAAGTCGAAATTACTTACCTTACATTGAAGGGTTTTCTCCAATCAGAAATTCGCAAGCGTCACCAATTCGCAACTCAGACTAACGCTCATCCCGTCCCATCGACCCCAATGGCACCTACTAACCAGTTGCGAGTAAGATTACCGGAACTCAAACTCCCACAGTTTGGTGGATGTACGAAAGACTGGCCAACCTTTCGCGATTCGTTTAAATCGCTTATCGATTCTGCTCCGCAACTTAGTAATGTTGATAAATTTTCCTACCTGAATTCGTCCTTAACCAGTGAAGCCAAACGTGTGATAGAAGTGATTGACGTAACCTCCGAAAATTATTTAGTAGCGTGGGAATTGCTGGAAAAACGATACGAAAATAAGTACTTGATCGTTAAATCGTACGTAGAATCATTGTTCAGCGTCGAGCCAATGAAAAAAGAGTGTCACGATTCGCTTAACCGGTTGATCGATGAGTATGAACGGAATCTTTTAATGTTAGAGAAAATGGGGGAACGAACTGATAACTGGAGTACCTTACTAGTTTTTATGCTTAGCTCTCGCCTCGATCCGTCTACTATGCGCCAATGGGAAACGCATCGAAAGTCCAGCAATGTACCCAGTTACGAGGAACTTATCGATTTTCTACGCAGTCATAGTCTGATATTGCAATCTGTCGTTGCTTCCAAAAATCGATCTTCGGAACCTACACGCTTCACTCCCTCTCTtcaacattcaataaataaaatgaaaactgcTCACCCAGCCGTCTCGCCTCCGCAAAATTCTTGCCCATTCTGCAAACAAATAGCACACTCACCTTATCATTGCGAAAAGTTTCGATCCATGACAGTTGCCCAACGTTTCGAAGCTgcaaagaaaaatatgctttgcATAAACTGCCTATCACGATCACATTTAGTTAAAAACTGCTCTAGTGGAGCTTGTCGCGTATGCAATAAAAGGCACCATACGATGCTACATCAACGCACTAATTCGAATCCACCAAATCAACCACAAAATGCCAACCTTGCATTGCCCGAAGTGCAGCCTCCTCTTTCGTCGTCCGTAGCAAGCAAGCTCTTACAACCCTCACGATCATCTAGTCATTCACAGTCGCTTGAGAACCCAACCCCCACAGTATCAGCCTTTTCAACCAGTCACAATTCAATGCCATCAACCAGCCACCGATGTACGGTACCTACAACCGTATTACTTTCAACTGCCTTAGTGAAAGTGTTCGATTCCAGCGGATCATTCTTGTGGGCTCGTGCCTTGCTCGACTCTGGATCCCAACTAAATTTTGCATCGGAGCAACTCGTTCAAAAACTAAACGCGAAGCGCAAAAAAGATTTTATACCAATCAGCGGCGTTGGCTTGTCGTCTACAATATCCAAATACTCAACTATTATCAAGCTGCAATCGCATGGCACTAGCTTCAGTGCTAGTTGGAACTTTCACATCCTTCCAAAAATAACGATGGAGTTACCTACTCAAACTGTTGACGTGTCCGATTTTGATTGGCCATCAGACATCACACTGGCTGACCCGTCGTTCTTTAAACCCGGTTCTATCGACTTAATTTTCGGCGTTGAGAGTTTCTACGATTTGTTGAGAGAAGGTCAGTTCAAGGGCAGTACTGATAAACCTTGTCTGCAAAATACTGCGTTAGGATGGGTGATTTCGGGCCGTATGAAATGCAATTCAAGGCCAGCAACCAGTATGGCTCATTTTTGCGCTGCACCGTCTATAGAAGAACAATTATCTCGGTTCTGGGAACTCGAGAGCTGTCGAATGGAGAGCACGTTGTCGGAAGAGGAATCGGCTTGTGAGAGTCATTTCGCCAAACATACGACTCGGGATTCTAccggtcgttttgttgtcgccttACCGAAAAGAGACTCGGTAATTGCTAAACTAGGAAATTCGAGAGAGATTGCTACTCGCAGATTTCTTTCGCTCGAACGTCGTTTGTCAGCTAATCCAGCACTGAAAGATGCTTACTCCGACTTCATTCATGAATATATACGTCTCGGCCATATGAGGGAAATCGAGAATTCGGCGAACGATTGGCCTTCGTATTATTTGCCTCATCATTGTGTCGTGCGTCCCGAGAGCGTCACGACAAAATTACGAGTCGTGTTTGACGCATCATGCTCAACAGATTCCGGTGTATCTCTGAACGATGCCTTAATGGTGGGACCGCTCGTACAGGAT contains these protein-coding regions:
- the LOC128745828 gene encoding uncharacterized protein LOC128745828, which gives rise to MAPTNQLRVRLPELKLPQFGGCTKDWPTFRDSFKSLIDSAPQLSNVDKFSYLNSSLTSEAKRVIEVIDVTSENYLVAWELLEKRYENKYLIVKSYVESLFSVEPMKKECHDSLNRLIDEYERNLLMLEKMGERTDNWSTLLVFMLSSRLDPSTMRQWETHRKSSNVPSYEELIDFLRSHSLILQSVVASKNRSSEPTRFTPSLQHSINKMKTAHPAVSPPQNSCPFCKQIAHSPYHCEKFRSMTVAQRFEAAKKNMLCINCLSRSHLVKNCSSGACRVCNKRHHTMLHQRTNSNPPNQPQNANLALPEVQPPLSSSVASKLLQPSRSSSHSQSLENPTPTVSAFSTSHNSMPSTSHRCTVPTTVLLSTALVKVFDSSGSFLWARALLDSGSQLNFASEQLVQKLNAKRKKDFIPISGVGLSSTISKYSTIIKLQSHGTSFSASWNFHILPKITMELPTQTVDVSDFDWPSDITLADPSFFKPGSIDLIFGVESFYDLLREGQFKGSTDKPCLQNTALGWVISGRMKCNSRPATSMAHFCAAPSIEEQLSRFWELESCRMESTLSEEESACESHFAKHTTRDSTGRFVVALPKRDSVIAKLGNSREIATRRFLSLERRLSANPALKDAYSDFIHEYIRLGHMREIENSANDWPSYYLPHHCVVRPESVTTKLRVVFDASCSTDSGVSLNDALMVGPLVQDDLLTMILRFRVPQFAIVSDIEKMYRQILVCESDQPLQRILWRDSPSQTIREYQLLTVTYGTSSAPYLATKCLQRLSRDSLEVSPLAAEAIGKNFYMDDLLTGTDSIEEGQKLCQQLMSITRSAGFELRKWPSNNSAVLEPIPVTFRDQRTVLELDSSHSPIKTLGLQWDTAADMFLFEPPKQNQQFPITKRVVLSNIARLFDPLGLVGPVTVLAKQFMQDLWRDGKDWDDQLNESQNQQWNEFSEGLRDLSLIKIPRWVVSTSALIGLELHGFCDASEKAYGACIYIRAVSSTGSVYPEEYGLMYQVPKIRQTSYQEECMLLNSLT